CCGTCCAATCTTCGCGTGCCTCGGCGCGATCGCCGACGACGACGGCGCGCTCGTTGTTGTAGCTTTCGACGTTCTTGCCGTAGGTAACGGTGAGGTGGCGCTTGAACTCCTCCATGAACTCTTTTTGCTGGGCGGGCGACAGGTCGCGCCAGTTGCGCGCCAGCACTAGCTTGGAGATGGTCTCGAAGTTGAACTGGACGTAAGCGATCTCCTCGATGCGTTTGCGTTTCTGCTCTGCGGTCAACCCTTTCTCCGCCAGCACGGCGGTGACCGAATCGACCAGGTGCTGTACCACTATCGGCGGCGTGTCGGCGGCGCGCGATGCGGCGGTGCACATCACGGCCGCCAGCATCAGCAGCAGCCCCTGCCGCATGGTGAACGCTGGGTTGAACGCGACGCGGTGGTGTCG
This region of Deltaproteobacteria bacterium genomic DNA includes:
- a CDS encoding ABC transporter substrate-binding protein; protein product: MRYEARAERHHRVAFNPAFTMRQGLLLMLAAVMCTAASRAADTPPIVVQHLVDSVTAVLAEKGLTAEQKRKRIEEIAYVQFNFETISKLVLARNWRDLSPAQQKEFMEEFKRHLTVTYGKNVESYNNERAVVVGDRAEAREDWTVKTKILRPNAAEVLVDYRLRKDPDGEWRIIDVIIEGVSLVANFRSQFQEIITTSGTPKLIELLREKNAKGEPLKAS